The following coding sequences lie in one Candidatus Thermoplasmatota archaeon genomic window:
- a CDS encoding ubiquinone/menaquinone biosynthesis methyltransferase, with amino-acid sequence MGEKKSAVTAMFDRIAPRYDLANAVLTAGADAKWRRLSVSLLAPRVGDRVLDVGCGTGRLAEAVLWQQPTARVVAVDPARAMARRCRRDVRGADVAMADGERLPFRDASFDGAVNGFVLRNLEDLPGFFAEMRRVLRPGGRLVSLEIAKPRGALYGPIHGLYFGRLVPLLGGLVGGDAAAYRYLAGSLADFPSPEALCGRMEQAGFEAESVPLQRGAVVAYVARAV; translated from the coding sequence ATGGGTGAGAAGAAGAGCGCCGTCACCGCGATGTTCGACCGCATCGCCCCGCGCTACGACCTTGCCAACGCCGTCCTCACCGCCGGCGCCGACGCGAAATGGCGACGGCTCTCGGTGTCTCTGCTTGCGCCCCGCGTGGGCGATCGCGTGCTCGACGTCGGCTGCGGAACCGGCCGCCTCGCGGAAGCGGTGCTGTGGCAGCAACCGACGGCGCGCGTGGTCGCCGTGGACCCCGCGCGCGCCATGGCCCGACGATGCCGGCGCGACGTGCGCGGCGCCGACGTGGCCATGGCCGACGGCGAGCGCCTCCCGTTCCGCGACGCAAGCTTCGACGGTGCGGTCAACGGCTTTGTCCTGCGCAACCTGGAGGACCTGCCCGGTTTCTTCGCGGAGATGCGGCGCGTGCTGCGCCCCGGCGGGCGCCTTGTGAGCTTGGAGATCGCAAAGCCGCGCGGCGCCCTGTACGGCCCCATCCATGGGCTCTACTTCGGACGCCTCGTTCCACTGCTTGGCGGTCTTGTCGGCGGGGATGCGGCCGCATATCGTTATCTCGCGGGGTCTCTGGCGGACTTCCCTTCCCCGGAGGCTCTCTGCGGTCGCATGGAGCAGGCGGGGTTCGAGGCGGAGAGCGTGCCGCTGCAGCGGGGGGCGGTCGTGGCGTACGTGGCGCGGGCGGTCTGA
- a CDS encoding menaquinone biosynthesis decarboxylase, protein MGYADLREFLADLDKRGELVRVRAPVDPVLEMGEIADRLAKRRGGGPAVLFENPIGSTIPVAMNLYGTPARVRLAVGDRDPRAIGASLAAFAQPEVPHSLREGFEAFMKMKDLVVFPPKGVRWGDCQAVVKQGADVRLSELPILKTWPLDGGRYVTLPLVITRDPETGKRNVGTYRMQVLDERRTAMHWQTHKGGAIHYQKAEARGERLAVAVAIGADPATMLAGILPAPDGIDEFLFAGYLRGARVPLVKCKTVDLEVPANAEIVLEGYVEPGERVREGPFGDHTGYYSMPDDFPVFHVTALTHRRDPIYPATIVGKPPMEDGHIGKAIERMFLPLIRLQLPEIVDMNLPVESVFHNLMIVSIKKRYPGHARKVMAGLWGMGQLMFTKIIVVVDDDVNVHDLREILWAFPGRYDPGRDTLLLDRMPTDTLDHAAPIRDLGGKLGIDATKKWPEEGYTREWPPVIEMDEETKGRVDARWKEYGLPDPAGAR, encoded by the coding sequence ATGGGCTACGCGGACCTGCGCGAATTCCTCGCCGACCTCGACAAGCGAGGCGAGCTCGTCCGCGTCCGGGCGCCCGTGGATCCCGTCCTCGAAATGGGCGAGATCGCCGACCGGCTGGCCAAGCGGCGAGGCGGCGGACCGGCGGTCCTCTTCGAAAACCCGATCGGCTCTACGATCCCCGTCGCGATGAACCTCTACGGGACGCCCGCGCGCGTTCGGCTGGCCGTGGGTGATCGCGATCCCCGCGCCATCGGCGCGTCGCTTGCCGCCTTCGCGCAGCCCGAGGTGCCGCACTCGTTGCGGGAGGGCTTCGAGGCGTTCATGAAGATGAAGGACCTCGTCGTCTTTCCCCCGAAGGGCGTGCGCTGGGGCGATTGTCAAGCCGTTGTGAAGCAAGGCGCCGACGTTCGGCTGTCGGAGCTTCCGATCCTCAAGACCTGGCCGCTCGACGGCGGGCGCTACGTCACGCTTCCGCTTGTCATCACAAGGGATCCGGAAACGGGCAAGCGCAACGTGGGAACGTACCGCATGCAGGTGCTCGACGAGCGCCGCACGGCCATGCACTGGCAGACCCACAAGGGCGGCGCCATCCACTACCAGAAGGCCGAGGCGCGCGGCGAGCGTTTGGCCGTGGCCGTGGCCATCGGCGCAGACCCAGCCACGATGCTCGCGGGCATCCTGCCGGCGCCCGACGGGATCGACGAGTTCCTCTTCGCGGGCTACCTGCGCGGAGCCCGCGTGCCGCTTGTCAAGTGCAAGACGGTCGACCTCGAGGTTCCCGCCAACGCGGAGATCGTCCTCGAAGGATACGTGGAGCCGGGCGAGCGCGTCCGCGAAGGACCGTTTGGCGACCACACGGGCTACTACAGCATGCCCGACGACTTTCCGGTCTTCCACGTCACGGCGCTCACGCACCGGCGCGACCCGATCTACCCGGCCACCATCGTCGGCAAGCCGCCGATGGAGGACGGCCACATCGGCAAGGCCATCGAGCGCATGTTCCTGCCCCTCATCCGCTTGCAGCTCCCCGAGATCGTGGACATGAACCTGCCCGTGGAGAGCGTGTTCCACAACCTCATGATCGTCTCCATCAAGAAGCGCTATCCGGGCCATGCCCGCAAGGTCATGGCCGGCCTGTGGGGCATGGGGCAGCTCATGTTCACGAAGATCATCGTCGTCGTCGACGACGACGTGAACGTGCACGACCTTCGCGAGATCCTATGGGCGTTCCCCGGCCGCTACGACCCGGGCCGCGACACGTTGCTTCTCGACCGGATGCCAACGGACACGCTCGACCACGCCGCGCCCATCCGCGACCTCGGCGGCAAGCTTGGCATCGACGCGACGAAGAAGTGGCCCGAGGAGGGTTACACCCGCGAGTGGCCGCCCGTGATCGAGATGGACGAGGAGACGAAGGGCAGGGTGGACGCGCGGTGGAAGGAGTACGGGCTCCCCGACCCGGCGGGCGCGCGTTGA